From Corvus moneduloides isolate bCorMon1 chromosome 4, bCorMon1.pri, whole genome shotgun sequence, one genomic window encodes:
- the FRS2 gene encoding fibroblast growth factor receptor substrate 2 isoform X2 — MLQEIMQNNSINVVEEPVVERNNHQTELEVPRTPRTPTTPGFNAQSLPNGYPRYPSFGDASSHPSSRHPSVGSARLPSVGEESTHPLLVAEEQVHTYVNTTGVQEERKNRSSVHVPLESKLSNTETTKVKEDQMCTDDRDAQVLLEPEGVKFVLGPTPVQRQLMEREKLEQLGRDQVSGSSTNNTEWDTGYDSDERRETPSGNKLVYENINRLSIPSASGVRRGRLTSTSTSDTQNINNSAQRRTALLNYENLPSLPPVWEARKLSRDEDDSLGPKTPSLNGYHNNLDLMHNYVNTENVTVPASAHKVEFPRRRDCTPTVFNFDIRRPSLEHRQLNYIQVDLEGGSDSDNPQTPKTPTTPLPQTPTRRTELYAVIDIERTAAMSSLQKALPRDDGTSRKTRHNSTDLPM; from the exons ATGTTACAAGAGATAATGCAGAATAATAGCATAAATGTGGTAGAAGAACCAGTAGTAGAAAGGAATAATCATCAAACTGAGTTGGAAGTACCAAGAACCCCTCGAACACCTACCA CTCCTGGGTTCAATGCACAAAGTTTACCTAATGGCTATCCCAGATACCCATCTTTTGGAGATGCATCATCACACCCTTCCAGCAGACATCCTTCTGTCGGCAGCGCACGCCTCCCCTCTGTCGGTGAAGAATCAACACATCCTTTACTTGTAGCAGAGGAGCAa gTGCACACTTACGTAAACACTACTGGAGtacaagaggaaagaaaaaatcgATCAAGTGTGCATGTGCCACTGGAATCAAAGCtttcaaacactgaaacaacTAAAGTGAAAGAAGATCAGATGTGTACTGATGACAGAGATGCTCAGGTTCTCCTGGAGCCTGAAGGAGTGAAGTTTGTTTTAGGACCAACACCTGTTCAAAGGCAGTTAATGGAAAGAGAGAAACTGGAACAACTTGGGAGAGATCAAGTTAGCGGCAGCAGCACAAACAACACTGAGTGGGACACTGGGTACGACAGTGATGAACGTAGAGAGACACCATCTGGTAACAAATTGGtgtatgaaaatataaataggtTATCAATCCCTAGTGCCTCAGGGGTCAGGAGAGGTCGCTTGACATCAACCAGTACCTCAGACACCCAGAATATTAACAACTCTGCTCAGAGGAGAACTGCGCTGCTGAACTACGAGAACTTGCCATCCTTGCCTCCTGTTTGGGAAGCCCGCAAGCTGAGCAGAGATGAAGATGACAGTTTAGGACCAAAGACCCCGTCTCTGAATGGCTACCACAATAACCTAGATCTAATGCATAACTATGTCAATACAGAGAATGTAACAGTACCAGCAAGTGCTCATAAAGTAGAATTTCCACGACGTCGGGACTGTACCCCAACAGTCTTCAACTTTGACATTAGGCGTCCAAGTTTAGAACACAGGCAGCTCAACTATATACAGGTTGACTTGGAAGGTGGCAGTGACTCTGACAACCCTCAGACTCCAAAAACCCCCACCACTCCACTTCCGCAAACTCCAACCAGGCGCACAGAGCTGTATGCTGTGATAGACATTGAAAGAACTGCTGCTATGTCAAGCTTGCAAAAAGCACTGCCCCGAGATGATGGTACTTCTAGGAAAACTAGACATAACAGTACTGACCTGCCTATGTGA
- the FRS2 gene encoding fibroblast growth factor receptor substrate 2 isoform X1, with translation MGSCCSCPDKETVPDNHRNKFKVINVDDDGNELGSGIMELTDTELILYTRKRDSVKWHYLCLRRYGYDSNLFSFESGRRCQTGQGIFAFKCARAEELFNMLQEIMQNNSINVVEEPVVERNNHQTELEVPRTPRTPTTPGFNAQSLPNGYPRYPSFGDASSHPSSRHPSVGSARLPSVGEESTHPLLVAEEQVHTYVNTTGVQEERKNRSSVHVPLESKLSNTETTKVKEDQMCTDDRDAQVLLEPEGVKFVLGPTPVQRQLMEREKLEQLGRDQVSGSSTNNTEWDTGYDSDERRETPSGNKLVYENINRLSIPSASGVRRGRLTSTSTSDTQNINNSAQRRTALLNYENLPSLPPVWEARKLSRDEDDSLGPKTPSLNGYHNNLDLMHNYVNTENVTVPASAHKVEFPRRRDCTPTVFNFDIRRPSLEHRQLNYIQVDLEGGSDSDNPQTPKTPTTPLPQTPTRRTELYAVIDIERTAAMSSLQKALPRDDGTSRKTRHNSTDLPM, from the exons ATGGGTAGCTGTTGTAGCTGTCCAGATAAAGAAACTGTCCCAGATAACCACCGAAACAAGTTTAAG gTTATTAATGTGGATGATGATGGTAATGAACTGGGTTCTGGCATAATGGAACTTACAGATACAGAACTAATTTTGTACACCCGTAAAAGGGACTCTGTAAAATGGCACTACCTCTGTCTCCGTCGCTATGGCTATGACtcaaatcttttctcttttgaaagtGGTCGAAGGTGTCAAACTGGACAAG GAATCTTTGCCTTTAAGTGCGCCCGGGCAGAAGAGCTATTTAACATGTTACAAGAGATAATGCAGAATAATAGCATAAATGTGGTAGAAGAACCAGTAGTAGAAAGGAATAATCATCAAACTGAGTTGGAAGTACCAAGAACCCCTCGAACACCTACCA CTCCTGGGTTCAATGCACAAAGTTTACCTAATGGCTATCCCAGATACCCATCTTTTGGAGATGCATCATCACACCCTTCCAGCAGACATCCTTCTGTCGGCAGCGCACGCCTCCCCTCTGTCGGTGAAGAATCAACACATCCTTTACTTGTAGCAGAGGAGCAa gTGCACACTTACGTAAACACTACTGGAGtacaagaggaaagaaaaaatcgATCAAGTGTGCATGTGCCACTGGAATCAAAGCtttcaaacactgaaacaacTAAAGTGAAAGAAGATCAGATGTGTACTGATGACAGAGATGCTCAGGTTCTCCTGGAGCCTGAAGGAGTGAAGTTTGTTTTAGGACCAACACCTGTTCAAAGGCAGTTAATGGAAAGAGAGAAACTGGAACAACTTGGGAGAGATCAAGTTAGCGGCAGCAGCACAAACAACACTGAGTGGGACACTGGGTACGACAGTGATGAACGTAGAGAGACACCATCTGGTAACAAATTGGtgtatgaaaatataaataggtTATCAATCCCTAGTGCCTCAGGGGTCAGGAGAGGTCGCTTGACATCAACCAGTACCTCAGACACCCAGAATATTAACAACTCTGCTCAGAGGAGAACTGCGCTGCTGAACTACGAGAACTTGCCATCCTTGCCTCCTGTTTGGGAAGCCCGCAAGCTGAGCAGAGATGAAGATGACAGTTTAGGACCAAAGACCCCGTCTCTGAATGGCTACCACAATAACCTAGATCTAATGCATAACTATGTCAATACAGAGAATGTAACAGTACCAGCAAGTGCTCATAAAGTAGAATTTCCACGACGTCGGGACTGTACCCCAACAGTCTTCAACTTTGACATTAGGCGTCCAAGTTTAGAACACAGGCAGCTCAACTATATACAGGTTGACTTGGAAGGTGGCAGTGACTCTGACAACCCTCAGACTCCAAAAACCCCCACCACTCCACTTCCGCAAACTCCAACCAGGCGCACAGAGCTGTATGCTGTGATAGACATTGAAAGAACTGCTGCTATGTCAAGCTTGCAAAAAGCACTGCCCCGAGATGATGGTACTTCTAGGAAAACTAGACATAACAGTACTGACCTGCCTATGTGA